A segment of the Synechococcus sp. CBW1002 genome:
TCAGCCCTATGGGGAGGAGGAGCTCACCTTGCTGGAGGAGGAGGTGCTGCCGGTGATGGCGGCTTTCCTGGAGCGCATTGATGCGATCGATCAGGGGCTTGAGGCCAGGCTGCAGGCCGAGATCGCGGCCCAGGAGAGCCAGGCGCCGGATGGAGAAGAGGCTCCAGAGGGCGGGGCCTGCTGATGCCCTGGGGCCGGCCAGAGGCCGGCCTTTTGGCTGGCGGCCCCCCTGCGTCATTCAAGCGGGCGTGGAGAGGTGCCGTCAGACCCAGTTGTCGAGCAACAGACCATCCACCCGCTCGAATTCCCGCAGGTTGTTGCTGACCAGGGTCAGGCCCTCACTGCGGGCATGGGCAGCGATGTGCAGATCATTCACACCAATCGGTAATCCACGCCGCTCAAGGGATGCGCGAATCAGTCCATAGTGCTGCGCAGCTTTGGCTCCGTAGCTGAGCACATCCAAGCGACTGCAGAAGTCCTCCACAACGGCAAGAGATCTCCGGGGTTGGGAACTCTTTTCAGCCCCGTGCAGCAACTCGGCCAGGGTGATCGCAGAGATCCCCATCAGGGCAGCATTCTCGTTGAATCTCTCAAGCAGCGAAGCCGGCCTTTGCTTGATCACATAGATGCAGATATTGGTATCCAGCAGATAGCGCAACATCTTCCGTGTCAGAAGGCCTCGCGCTCCGGTTGATCCTGAGTCGCCCTCTCCTGCAGGAAGTCATCCGGCACGGGCAGCGCATCCTGAAAGAACGTGTCCCAGCGGCGACCGAGCGGAGAGATGATGCGCTCCTCGCCGCAGGCCCGGACCTCCACGTCTTTCACGGAGTCAGGCAGGCGCAGATGGGCGGGGATGCGCACAGCCTGACTGCGGTTACTGAGGAAGAGCCTGGTGACAGCCGCCACGGGGAGCACCCATCTGGGATATACGCGAAGTCTATCCCCTGAATGCCAGGGTGGATGGCCGCGTCATCCACCCGAGCCATTCAGGGGAATCGCTGAGATTCAGGCCGGAGCGATCCCCGCCAGAAAAGTCTCGATCCAGCGCCGGTGCCGGTTGGTGGTGATCAGCCCGGCCAGGGATGGTTGGGAGTCGGGAACCTGAAACGCGGTGCGGAAGCCCCTGGAGAAGGCCTGGTGGAGCAGCTCTCTGCCCCACGGGGTGCAGCCCACCAACAACCACCCCGCCCCGTCGAGACGGCCTGGGAAGCGCCGTTGCCGACCAGAGCCGCCCCCGCCGGCGCGCAGGTGGACCGCTGGAACGAGTTCTCAGTGGTGGAGCTGCGAGCGCTGCTGCGCAGCTACCCGATCGATCGCCGCTCGCTGCCGGCCCCGATCGAGCTGTTGCGGCGAGAGGAGCTGCTCGAGGCCCAGATGCAGCTCGCTGCGTTGGTGACTTGAGCGCCTGAATCTCCCTGATCGCCGATTCCCCATTCCGTTCGCCCATGACCACCACCCCGATGACCGCCGCCATGCCCTCCTTGACCATGACCACCGCCTTGAGCCCCAGTGCCGCGCAGCCCCCCGTGAGCGCCGAGCCTGCCCCCGGATCGCCGGAGGCGCTGCTGCTGCTGGCTGGTCTGGGGATCCTGCCCGCCAGCGCGGACTTCAACGATCCCCGCTTTGCGCCCGACACCATCAGCAGCAGCCTGGAGCGACTCGTTGCCGTGAAGCAGGAGCTGGAATTCCTGGCGGCAGAGCAGAAACAGCTGCAGGAACATCTGCGTCTGGCCCATCTGCGCGGTGACCTCAGGCAGCAACTGCCCAGTAGGCGCTATAGCCTCAGCTGCAAGGAGATCGAATGCCAGCTCAAGGCCCGCCAGGCCTATGAACAGCAGAGCGGCGATGCCACCGCCACCGTGGGGAGCTGCTTCTGGGAGCTGAGGTCGATCAAGGGGTGAAGCCACCCATCACAGAAGCCCTGGGCCCGGCGCCCGGGGCTTTTTCTTGCCCACTCTCCCGGTGCGCCATGGCCGGAAGCCCCAGCATCCAACCACCGGTACTACGATGGGCATGCTTGTAATACAGGGATCGGGCCCTGCTCGTCATGCCCCTCACCGTCAGGCTTGACGCCGATACAGAGCACTGCCTCGAGCAGCTCCTGGCAGAAACGGGACAGGACAAGAGCTCCTTGATTCGCCAGCTGATCCGAGAACGCTGGCAGCAGCGCCAGCCCCTCCCGTCGATCACCCAGCAATTGGGTGGTCATCCCGGCAGCTTTCTCGACACCTTGCCGTCGGGGAGTTCAGAGCGTCAGGAGCGGCGCCGACTCCTCGGCCAGAGACTTGCAGCGCGGCGGATGGAGCGGCGCTGATGCGGCGAATCCTGGTCGATTCGGGGATCCTGTTGAGCTACTACCAACAGCAGGAGCCACTGCACCAGGCCGTCGTGGTCTTCTTTGATCAGACTGCCGCTCAATTGATCACCTCACCGATCTGCATCGCCGAGGTGCTCTGGCTGCTGGGTCATCCCGGTGATTCCCGCGTCATGGCCGCTCAGAACCATCTGCTCGGGGCCGTCAGCCGCTGTGGCATTGAGGTGATCAACCTGCTGCCAGTGGATTACGCCCGTATCGCGGAACTCAATCAACGCACTGCCGATCTGCCCGGCGATTTCGCCGATCTCACCTTGGTGACACTCTCGGAGCGGCTGGATGTGGCCGAGATCCTCAGTCTCGACAGCGACTTCGATGTCTACCGGCGCTTCCGGCGCGATCCCTTCAGACGCGTTCCGCTCGGCTGAGACTCTGACGCAGCATGACCATTCAATGAGATGGTCCCGCGATAAGCCCTGCAACTGAGCTCGAGCCGCCCTGGAGCACCTGCGCCGCCTTGGGGAACTCTTTGTGGACACTGCATTCCCCACCTTGCCTTTAACCACCGCAGCCATCTCGATCGAGTTGCTGATGGACACCACCAACACCCTCCAGACACTCGAAACCTTGATCACCTGCAGGGCCGACGCAGCTGTGCACCACCCCGAAAAAGGGCCAGCTCTGCGGCATCTGCTGGCGGAGCTACTGGAGTTGGTGGAAGCAAGGACAGAAGAAACGGTGAGATGAACGGTGGCTCCTGGTCCAGCGTGGTCGGACAGGCAGAGGGCGTGGTCGCTCCGGTCGTGCGACCTGACGATGCCGATCGTGGGCTGGCTGATCAGTAATCCCTGCTGCATGGCCGGGTTGTGGCACCCAAAAGCCGATCGCAGCAATCAACAAGTCATCCTTCAAACACCCCCTGTCCCGTCGTTCGCATCGGCGGACTGCCTCCCTCCACCTCAGTTGTTGATCCAGGATTGGTTTCTAGACGCACCAACCCCATGCCCCGCGAACGTGACCCCTACCGCATCCCCCGCGCCGGCTGGGAGATCGCACCGGCCGCTGGCCTGGCCTCCATTGATCTGAACGGAAACCAGGGTGCCCAGACCGGCACTGAGTTCATCGGAGAATCCACCATCGGCGGGATGCTGGTCTGCGCCGCCCTTTGAACACCCCGCTGCCATCTTTCGTCTGTTCCTGCAATGGATGCTCAGGAAGCGATCACCTCCACGGGGCACTGCAGCCCGGGCGCGCGGGCGGCACGGGCATCGGCGGTGAGCAGGGTGGCGCCGAGTTGTTCGGCCAGGGCCACATAGAGCGCGTCGTAGGCCGTGAGGTTGGCCCGCAGTTCCCAGGTCCGTGGCCAGAGGTGGCGGCTGGTGTGCCGCCGCAGCCCCAGCTGTTGGCTGGTGGCCAGGGCCTGCAGGGCGTGCTGCTCGGGCAGAAGATCGGCCAACACCAGGCGGCGCAGCACCGAGAGAAGCTCGGCATCGATCAGCTCCGGCGCCTGGAGATTGGCATCCGCGAGCCGTGCACGTGCAGGGCCATCGATCAACAGGGCATCCACCAGCACCGAGGCATCCACCACCACCACCATCAGCGTTCGGCGCGGCTCTGGCGCAGGGCCTCCAGGATCGCGCCGGGCTCGATGGTGGCCGAGGGCAAAGCCTGGAGCAGATCGGCGTTGTCCGCGCGGCGTGAGGTTTCGCAGAGCTCCTGCAGGGCAAAGGTGCTCAAGGGGAGTCCGGCGCGGCGGGCCAGCTGTTCCAGGCGCTCGGCCACATCGTCGGGCACGTGGCGGATGTAGAGGGTGCGCGACACGATGACCTCCTGCTTGCAATCTGCTAGCAGCCTAGGGGCAAATGTCGCTCTTCCACTCCCTCCAGCCATGGGCGGCACGCCCAGACAAGGCAATGGCACCAACCGTCGGATCCATTCTTTCTGCTCAATCCGCACGAACAACAGATGAGGCATTGCCCGCCCTCTGACACCCACCGGCAGCAACCCCCAAACCACCTCCAGCTGGTACTTCGCACGAATCGGCCCCCGTTCAGCCCCCGTCAGCCCCAGATTGAAGTTCCCCTGCACTCCTCCCATGACCCGAGAACGTGATCCCTACCGCATCCCCCGCGCCGGCTGGGAGATCGCACCGGCCGCTGGCCTGGCCTCCATTGACCTGAACGGAAACCAGGGTGCCCTGACCGGCACTGAGTTCATCGGAGAATCCACCGTTGGCGGGATGCTGGTCTACGCCATCTACCAGGCGCTGCTCACCGGCCTGCGCACCGAGGCGATGCGCAAGCGGGGCGACATCAATCGGGCCACCCAGATCCAGGTGATCGCCGAAAGCGTCTGGGCAACCACCAAGCAGGGGGCTGCGGTCAGTGCGGTGCTGAGCGTTGTCCTGCTGGTCTTCCCCTGGCTGGGCTTCCCCCTGACCCTGGTGGGCCTGGTGGGGATGGGCAAGGCGTCGCTGGATCTGGTCCATGCCTTCTGGGATGGCCTCAGCGATGAGCAGCGCCGTGATCTGCACCGTGCCGCCTTTGATGCGGGCGTGAACCTCAGCCAACTGCTGGGCAGGCCTGGCTCCGCCGCTCTCACAGCATGAAGCGGGAGGGTGCGACCGGCTGGCTGGGGCGGCACTGATCACACGGATCCAGGAGCCACTCCTGGATCCGCAACAAAGCGCTGGCCTCCAGGAACGGCTGACCAGCCACGCGGCTGAACTGCAGGGCCAGCTCCCCGAGCTGCTGCTGCGCAGCGACTCTCCCCACGACGCCATCCGCAGCTGGCTGGCCGATAAGGACCTCAGCCACTGGTGGCCCCAGTCCCAGGGGGGAACGGCAGACCAGGGCTGGCAGTTCGAGACCGCCAGCTGGAACCGGAGCCGCGGCGCCGAGGTGATGAACCCTGCCGAGATCGCCCGCGCCCATGCCGATGGCGGCCTGGATGCGCTGCTGGCTCCCGGGGTGCCGGCCGACATGGCGGCCCATGGGGTGGAAGCAGCCTTGATCGCGGCCTCGATCGCCCTCGCCTGGCACCTGATCCGCCAACGTCACAGCTGGGTGCAGGCTTCTGGCGCTGGCAAGCAGAGGATTCTGCGGGCAGCGATCCAGGCGGCTGGCCTCTCCGCCCTCAGTGGTGCCTCGATGTCACTGGTGGTCAGCCTGGCCCTGGCCCTGATCCCAGGCGGACAGATCTGGCTGATGGGAACCACGCTGGTCAGCCTGGCGCGCCTGCTTCCCGGGCCTGGCGAAAGGGCCTTCGATCTACGGGGACGGGGCTCCTTGAAGGCTCCCGCTACGCCTTGAAAGAAGGCGTAGCCCAATGGCATCAGAAACCGTGGTACGGTCTTAGGCCGATTGATCGATAGGCCAGAAATCTGGCCAGATAGTCAAGACTGACCTTAATAGCGACAGAAAGAAAAAAACCTCAACCCAGGCTCAACCCTATCCATGACAAAAAACAATCACTTCGAAGCCGAGAATGACCCGTTCAAGGTCCAGCAGATCTCGATGGCCGATATCGAAGCCGGCGACATCGCCGAGATGGGGCTGCACCTGAACCTGAGCGAGCGGAGCTACTACTTCGATTTCAAGATCACCCCCCTCAGCAAGGAGATGAAGACCCAGCTGTACAAGCAGATCCAGGCCTTTGTCTACACCGACAAGGAACTCCACAACATCCTGAGTGAGCACAGCTGATCTCGCTCGGCTTGGGCTTGGATTGACGTCCTTTAGCGGGCTCCTCTGGGGGCCGCTTTTTGGGGATCCTCCCGAGTCCGCAATCAATCCGCAGGCCGGGTAACTGTGGGAAAGCTCATGGTGCGTCTTCTCCACGGACATCCGCCTGCAGCAGCTGGAACGTGAGCCCTTCCTGCTCAAACTGGCGAAAATCCTGGTCGAGGCTGATCAGTGGAAGGCCAGCAGCGATCGCGAAGGCGGCCAGGTAGGCATCCATCCAGCGCTTCGGGGCAGTCTGCTCGATTGCGCCCAGCTGGCACCAAAGACGCCCCAGATCAGGCGGCTCATCGATCACATCCACCTGCGGCAGCGCCATGAACGTCTGCAGTGCGGCCCAGGCATCGCCGTTGGTGGCCATCGGCACGCCACAAGCCTGCGTGATCGCCGGCGTGGAGGCCAGACGCAGAAAACTCTGCTGGGTGGCGCGGCACCACAAAGCCGGTTCCACCGCGCTGGTCGAGCGCAGCACCCACGGGCGAGCGCATGGGCCAGGTGCTCGCTGAAGGCCGCCGCCAGCCACACATTGCTGTCAAGCAGACAGGCCGGCACGCTGGCGGTCCTCCTGCATCAGCGTCTCCTGCTCCAGCCGCAGCGCTGTGGCCACATCGATGGGATGCCGCTTGAGCCGGGGGTCAGGGCGAAACAGTGGCAGTCCTTCCGCGTCCACCTCCAGCACCTCGCGCTTGCTGGGCTGGGGCAGGGCGGCGCCATGCAGCCCCTGGCGGATGTAGTCGGCCACCAGCTCCTTGATCGGCCGCCCCTGCTGCAGGGCCCGCTGCTTCACTTGAAGCATCAGGTGATCCGGAAGGTCCAGCGTCATCTTCATCACGCCCCAGCCTGGGAAACCAGCTTACTGGCTTGGTGGGTGAATGGGCGTGAGTGGCGCTCGCGTTGGCTCTCGATTCCAACGATCCGGAATGTCCGGATGGTTGAACTTTCGGCAAGGTCATTGATTCCAACAGGAGCACACCGGCTCGCTGTCTGCTGCGTCTCGATCGAGGACCGGATTCCAGCCAGTCATCAGGGCTCTCGAAAAGCGTGGTCAAGGCATGGCAGCCCCGGCTTCTGTCACGCCTCCCGACGCCAGCATTCCTCTGATGTCATAGGCCAGCTTGCTCGCAAATGCGCTGGCGAATCGAGCGGTTGTCGCCACGCCTGAGCAGGCTCATCACGATGGTGCGCAGAAAGGGGAAGACCGCTATGCCCGCCCGGGTGGCATAGCGATGGGCGTCTTCAACGAGCTGGGCTCCCAACGATGGCGACATCGATCAGGTTCACGTTGCCGCCGGTCCTCAGCCCATTCCTAGGCGGCCTCCCGGTGCGCGGATCCTGCGCTTCACAAGAAAGCCGGGCCGGCGCTGAACCTGAACGGGCAGAACTACTGCTTCGACTTCAGGATCTCTCGCCTCAGCAAGGAGATGAAGATGCAGCTGTACAAGCAGATCCATAGCCTTCTCTACACCTATAACCAGCTCCACAACATTCAGACGAAGCGTAGTTGATTTCAATCAGCCTTGGCGCTCTCCTGCGGCCTCCTCTGGGGGCCGCTGTTTTGGGGATCTTGACGACTCCGCAGTGAATCCGCAGTGACTCTTGAGGGCAAAAGCGGGATGCTGATAAGCGTCAACCAAACCGAGAACGCCCATGGGTCCGATCGAATATGCCCTCGTGATTGAGGCTTTTCGCCTTCAAGGGGTACTGAAGGCCAACTACCGGCCCGTCAAGCCGGCCTTGGACTGCATGGCCCAGGCGATTCGCGAAGCCTGTGAAGGCTATGGCTTCTCCGCAGAGATGATCACCAACTTCCTGCTTCGCCAGGGAAGCCGCATCCATTCCCTTGATAAAGAGATCAACGACCGCCAGGAATTTCGGGCCATTGAGCGCCGAATGCTTTGCCTGATCGGCCGGGAGGGCAATCAGGACCGGCTCGCCCGGCAAGGACGGCGTCCCCAGGTATGAACGCCCCCAGTTCCCGGCCTCGCTGAGCAGCATCAGCAACCCGCAACCCCCGTCCCCTCCAATCCCCCCTATGAACCATGTCTTTGTCTATGGCAGCCTCAAGCGCGGCCAGTCCAACCACCACTGGCTCCGTGGGGCCCTGTTTCTTGGGCGTCACCGCCTTGCAGGTGACCGCCTGTACTCCCTCGGTGGCTATCCGATGGCCGTGCTGGAGGATCACTCCAGTGCCGTGATCCATGGCGAGGTGTTCATGGACCCAGTCCATGCCGGCACCCTCGGCCCGCGGCGCCCAGAGCTTCTGGAGCCCCCTGTGCTGAAACTCCTTGTAGAGCACGTTGGACACGGCGACGTTGTTGACGGCGATCCGCACGCTCGAGATCTCCGCGAAGCGCACCGTCCAGCGGGCGTTGAGCTGACCGTGGAAGAGATCCCAGTTCTGCCGCAGCTGATAGCGCTCCAGCCAGGCCTCGGGAACCGCGGGGGCGAAGTGCTCGCTGGTCTTGGTCTTCATGTCGCCGGGAATGCTGATCCAGCCCCGGTCGTCGATGCCTTCGGCGTGCCAGAGCTCATGGGGCCGCAGCCCGAACACGGCGATGCAGGCGAATACCCACTGGTGAAAGGGCTCGAGCCGATCCAGCCAGTGCTCCAGGTCAGCATCGGAGGGGATGACCCGCACCCGCATCGACGAGGCCTTACGGATCTTCTCGGCGGCACCCTTGGGCCTCATCCCCCTCAGCTGCTGCAGCACGGCCGTCAGATCCATCAGGCCGCTGCGGTGGATCTGGGAGATGGTCTCGATCCGGTGGTTGAACCGCTTCAGGTGGGTGAGCGGGTTCACCTCCATGGCCCAGCTCAGCAGCCGTTGGGGATCCGCCGGGTCACGGAATCGGGCAACCCGCAGCTTCAGGTCGTTGATGGCGTGGACGCGGCTGCCCTCCTTGCAGATCCTCACCTCGATATCGGCGATGCAGGCCTCCACCAGGCCCTGCCAGCGGAGGCGCGAGGTCCCGCCACGGGCCGCCAGGGGTTCGGGCCAGGGGCGGGTGCGCTGGCCCTCCAGACACAGATCCCGGGCCCGCTCGACGTCCTCGTCGCGGCGGTGCAGGAGCGGAGCCAGGGAGAACTCCCGCACATGGACCCCCTGCACCAGTTCGCACACGTAGATCGACGAGCTCCGGTCGTAGCGGCGTAGGCGGAAGCGGCACCGCCTGGCCACCAGTTCGCGGGCGCAGTGGTCCCAGGCATCGATGCGATGAGAAAGGCGAGACGGCAAGGCGCGGACCGGGCGGCTCGCAGGAGTATTCCCCGAAGCCGTCGAAGCAGGTTGTGAACAGGTTCACAACCAATGGCTTCTAGTGTGCCGTCCCGGAGATCTGCGAGCAAAGTCGCTGGAGCTTCTCCAGGATTGAATCCGCTGTGGCCGTCCAGTTGAACGGCGCCTTGGTCTTGTTGTAGGCCGCCACGAATTGCTCGATCTTGGAGATCAACTCCTTGACGCTGGAGAAGCTGCCGCGTCGGATCGCCCGCTGGGTGATGATCCCAAACCAACGCTCCACCTGGTTGATCCAGGAGGCGTAGGTCGGTGTGTAGTGCACGTGGAAGCGGGGCCGCTGCGCCAGCCAGGCCCTCACCTTGGCGTGCTTGTGGGTGCAGTAGTTGTCGACGATCAAGTGGACATCAAGCTCCTCGGGGACCGACTTCTCGATCTGGCGCAGGAACCCCAGGAACTCCTGATGCCTATGGCGGGGCTTGCATTGGGTGATCACCTCGCCTGTTGCCACATCCAGAGCAGCGAACAGCGTGGTGGTGCCGTGGCGGATGTAGTCGTGGGTGACGCCCTCCACGTAACCCAGGCCCATGGGCAACAGCGGCTGGGTGCGGTCCAGTGCCTGGATCTGCGTCTTCTCGTCGACGCAGAGCACCATCGCCTTATCCGGAGGGTTCAGGTACAGGCCGACGATGTCGCGGACCTTCTCCACAAAGAA
Coding sequences within it:
- a CDS encoding gamma-glutamylcyclotransferase, which codes for MNHVFVYGSLKRGQSNHHWLRGALFLGRHRLAGDRLYSLGGYPMAVLEDHSSAVIHGEVFMDPVHAGTLGPRRPELLEPPVLKLLVEHVGHGDVVDGDPHARDLREAHRPAGVELTVEEIPVLPQLIALQPGLGNRGGEVLAGLGLHVAGNADPAPVVDAFGVPELMGPQPEHGDAGEYPLVKGLEPIQPVLQVSIGGDDPHPHRRGLTDLLGGTLGPHPPQLLQHGRQIHQAAAVDLGDGLDPVVEPLQVGERVHLHGPAQQPLGIRRVTESGNPQLQVVDGVDAAALLADPHLDIGDAGLHQALPAEARGPATGRQGFGPGAGALALQTQIPGPLDVLVAAVQERSQGELPHMDPLHQFAHVDRRAPVVAA
- a CDS encoding IS630 family transposase encodes the protein MALGRPMPPLVLSEDEVQQLRALANSRSLPHSIVQRAQIVLACGAGETNTAIAKRMGLTGMTVGKWRKRYRELGLEGLHDELRPGRPRTYEDDTVAEVINRALQTKPTDGSTQWSARSLAAATGISKTTVHRWLQTFSVQPHRQKSFKLSTDPFFVEKVRDIVGLYLNPPDKAMVLCVDEKTQIQALDRTQPLLPMGLGYVEGVTHDYIRHGTTTLFAALDVATGEVITQCKPRHRHQEFLGFLRQIEKSVPEELDVHLIVDNYCTHKHAKVRAWLAQRPRFHVHYTPTYASWINQVERWFGIITQRAIRRGSFSSVKELISKIEQFVAAYNKTKAPFNWTATADSILEKLQRLCSQISGTAH
- a CDS encoding type II toxin-antitoxin system VapC family toxin produces the protein MRRILVDSGILLSYYQQQEPLHQAVVVFFDQTAAQLITSPICIAEVLWLLGHPGDSRVMAAQNHLLGAVSRCGIEVINLLPVDYARIAELNQRTADLPGDFADLTLVTLSERLDVAEILSLDSDFDVYRRFRRDPFRRVPLG
- a CDS encoding ribbon-helix-helix protein, CopG family, which produces MPLTVRLDADTEHCLEQLLAETGQDKSSLIRQLIRERWQQRQPLPSITQQLGGHPGSFLDTLPSGSSERQERRRLLGQRLAARRMERR
- a CDS encoding type II toxin-antitoxin system VapC family toxin, which gives rise to MLRYLLDTNICIYVIKQRPASLLERFNENAALMGISAITLAELLHGAEKSSQPRRSLAVVEDFCSRLDVLSYGAKAAQHYGLIRASLERRGLPIGVNDLHIAAHARSEGLTLVSNNLREFERVDGLLLDNWV
- a CDS encoding PIN domain-containing protein → MLRSTSAVEPALWCRATQQSFLRLASTPAITQACGVPMATNGDAWAALQTFMALPQVDVIDEPPDLGRLWCQLGAIEQTAPKRWMDAYLAAFAIAAGLPLISLDQDFRQFEQEGLTFQLLQADVRGEDAP
- the vapB gene encoding type II toxin-antitoxin system VapB family antitoxin — translated: MAAVTRLFLSNRSQAVRIPAHLRLPDSVKDVEVRACGEERIISPLGRRWDTFFQDALPVPDDFLQERATQDQPEREAF
- a CDS encoding type II toxin-antitoxin system VapC family toxin, whose product is MVVVVDASVLVDALLIDGPARARLADANLQAPELIDAELLSVLRRLVLADLLPEQHALQALATSQQLGLRRHTSRHLWPRTWELRANLTAYDALYVALAEQLGATLLTADARAARAPGLQCPVEVIAS